The Macaca fascicularis isolate 582-1 chromosome 11, T2T-MFA8v1.1 genomic sequence AGTAGTGGGAATCAGAGATCCCAAGGGGCTGGGTTTCTGGTGATGTGCCAGGAATTATAAAGCCGTTGGTGCGCCTTTCACTTCCGGACCCCCTCCGCGGGCCGGGTGTGAAATCTCCGCCCCACACTGGTCCCCAATGCCACCTCCAGCAGCTCACCCAGCCACACCCCCAGTGCTCTGGCAAGGACTTAGAGGTACCCAAAAGCCCGAGCCCACCGCTGGAGGAGCAGTGTCGTCATGGCAACCaggcggggagagggggagaggcgTCGGTTCCGCATTTCAGGGCGGGCCAAGCTGAGGAGTGAGCAGTCAGGTGGGCTGGAGGGGATAAAGCGGTCTCCCAGGTCAGTGGGCTCCAGCCCTGAGATGCAGGTTGGTACAGTCGAAGGTGCATGCAGCAGGGCACGGGATCCCTACTAGGGCCACCTATTTCCACTGCATCTTGCCTCACCCAGCCCCCACTGAGCATCCCAAGCCCCGCCTTTACCAGACGTCGGGGCTGCGCAGGGCGAGTCGCAGCAAGTAGAGCCCAGCGCTGCCCATGCCCAGGCAGATGAAGCCAATCATCGGGATGATCTGCGGGGAAGATGAAGAGCACTTCTGGGGTCAGCTCTCTCCCCGCAGTCACCCTTCACAAGTTTTTGTgcccaccccaaccccaccccgGGTCTGGTGCTCCCTCCCTGGAATCTCCTACAACCATATTTCCTGGCATGGTCTCCCTCACCCTACAGCAATCCTGTCCAAGGTAGTAGATTTGTGGGACACAGGGACTTTTCGGAGAGAGACTGGGGCAACCTTAGGGGAAGATTATGAGCGCTGAGGGACCTGGGCACAAGGCAAGGCGCTGGGGGATTTGAAGGGTGGGGCAGCAGGAAAGTTAGGAGTTAGAATCAGAGGTTCTGAGGACGGGACTCACCCCTGGATGTCTTTTGATCTGCTGGTAGAAGCGGGCCCCAAGACTGGCTCCTGCCATATCGTTTTTCCAGTGTCTGGTCTTCTCCAGTGGCtctgtcctctccctcctcctgggaTCCCGCCCCTGAGTGGGGAGGGATCAGCCCAGCCCAGAGCAGCTTAGCTTGGCCCAGCCTGTGCTTCTTTGGACTCGCCCCACCCCAACTTAGCTCACTTTCTCCTCAATTCCAGGCCCAAAGCCTGGAGGGGAATTGTCTGGGAGCCAAGTGGTTTCTGCTCTCCCATTCTCTCCTCCAGATGCCTGCACCTGGACCAAGGGACACCATCATTCTTGGGGCTTTTGGCATCTGAGGGAAGGACCTCACTGGCATAGGACCCCATAAGATGTGGGAGGAGGCATGGTCATGGGACGGGCACTTAGCAAAATGCATGTGTAGAGTGTTCACAGGTGGGACCAGGAGGGGCCAGGGCCAATGAGGCCATGTGCAACACTTCCCTGACACCCCTAGAGCTGTCCAGGAGCAGGTCCTGAGAACCCTAGTTCTGTCCCCTTCACAGTAcagtgggggaaggaggaagacaggCCCACACCATAAAGCTCCCCCAGCCCCTCTTGTTCTGAGTGGTTTCTTCAGGTTGTGGTTGAACTGGAATCGTGGTTGGAGGCTGGAAGAACCAGGTGTATCTTAATCATGGCTCAGGATCAGGATGGAATATGCCAGTTTATTTGTTCTACCACAGTCATGGCAGTGGCGCTTGAGAGACTTGCTTGCTCTGCCTACCTGGGGTAGGGTAAAGGTGGGGCCACCCAAGGAGGCCATCCCCTTCCTCTGGCTGTGGGATGGAGAGGAAGGGAATGGAGTGGGGGTAACAGGAAAGATCAGACAGATGTTGAAAGAGAacaagacacagacacagaactGCGAGCGATTCCCTCCTGTCCTCAACCATCTCAGGTGGGTGCTATGCTGCCGCGGTTGGGAAGCCCACAACCCCCGTCTCTGGGGAATTTGGGTCTTAGGGACGCAGGAATCGAGTCCTAAtatctctccccactcccaccataACCTCCACCACCCCCTCCCTCCTTGCTGCTGAACCTGCAGAGCACCCCCCACCTCCCCTTCCAGAGCCTGCCCTGTGGAGGGCGCGGGCGGGAGCCAGTTACGCACCTATGGCTGGGATCCTCGGGGTACAGGGAGGGAGAGGGTGCTTTCTAGGgtccccctccctttccttcgCACTGATACCTCCACCGCCCCCTACTCTGACAAGCGCGGCTGTAATTAGGCTGCAGGGTCCCGGGCTCTCCGCCTCCCTCCGGCGGATAATGAGATAAAGTGTCAGAGACACGGCgagaacaaagagacagagaCTCGCTGCGATTTGTGTGGAGGGCGGGGGAGCGGGGCTGACGGGATGTCAGAGCCTCCAGCAGCCCAGCCCTCCCAGAGAAGAGCCCGCGCCTCCAGGGCCCAGGAAGGGAGGGTGTGTCCTGTCACCAGCGTACCCCAGCCCTCCAGTCTCTGGGACCAAAAAGCAACCCCAGAGCTCGAACTTGAGCGGCCGCACAGCTGGGCTGCACATCTGGTTCTCTGTGGCACAGCTGGGGAGCAAGGACGCGGGAATGGACGCCTGGTCCTTGCGCCTTTGCTCACGGGCCCTTGCCTGCCTCCTTGTGCCCTTTCTTCTGAGTTCCGGTGATCCCGGCCAGGTCCCAAATTCTCTGTCACACTCCTTTTCCAGGGCCGCCGCTGTTCCTCCGGCCTTGGGCCTCCGCCCAGCTCACCGAGCTGCAACGTTACATTATTACCTCCGCTCCGCCTCTCCGCCACTCTTTGACCCTTCTGCTTCTGGTCCCTGTCTCTGTGAACTTATTTCTAATCCCCCTTCCATCTTTGGTTCCCGTCTCTGGCTGGCCCATGGGGCCGATCTGGAACACAGGACTCCATCTCTCCTGGCTCCCCACACTTTCCCACCACGAGGACTCAGGCCACGCTGGCCCAGCGGGGTGAGGGACCGCAGGAGTCATTAGCCACAGATTAGGCGCGGCCCGGGATCCCGCTGGGACTGGACTCCAAGCGCTAACCCACACCAGGATCCCAATCCGCGCGCTGGCTGCACAGCGGGTCAAAGGCAGCGGGACTCAGCGGATTCAGCGTGTTGCAGGGGCCGTGGGCACGGGCGCCCCCTGGAGGCCGAGGGGCCCCCAAGCTCGGGGAAGAGGCCTTGGGCACCCCCTATCCGGCAGTGCCGACCCTGCACTCCTGGCATTCGGGCAGCTAAGTTGGTGCCTGGAGTCTCCGTCCACGCCCAGCGAGTACTCCGCCACTCCCGCCGCCAAGACAGTGGGTCCCGCAGCCTCCACTCTTCTCGTGTGAGATGGGACCGGAGGGCGGAGAGGGGACGCGGAAGCTCCTGTCTCGCCAGCCACAATCAGCACCCAGGGTTCAGGCGGGTTCCTCTTCTGGGGCTGGGCAGACTCAGATGCCTGGGGGCGGGGGAGGCGGGGGCTTCATCTCTGCTTCTGGGCTGCAGATTCGAGATTGCCCTAAACCCTCTGACCTGGCCTGTCCTAGCCTCTCACTGCCCTTCTTTCTGCCTCTTGTTCGGGCGGTCTGTCTGCTTCCTCTCTCTGGATATGtccatctctctcttccttaTCATTCTGGCTGTGTCTGTCTGCTCTCTTTCTTGCTGCCTTCCCTACCTGGCTTTGTCCCTCTGCATCggtttctctgtgtctctctgtgtctcgcTCCCTCCCTTCACATCTCTCCATCTAACTGTGTCTCTCTTTACTAAtgcctctctttgtctctgtctttatttctgtctctcccCGACCCCATTCCCCAGCTCTATTCCTATTCTCTGGGTTGCTACTTCTGGGGACTGCAGCAGCCCAACAGGGCAGCCCGGGGACGCCTGGGGCACTGCCCAGGGTTCTCCTCCTCAGTGCCCAGGGTCCTCCTCCTCAGTGCCCAGGGTCCTCCTCCTGGTCACCTCCACATGCCCGTCACCTCCGCGCAGCGTTGGTCTTCCCGCCGCAGCTGTGGGACGTGGAGGGGCGCCCGGGAGGGAAGACACAGGGCCCAGCATCTGCTCGGGAGCCCCGGGGCCCCTGACCCCCTCTGCCATTATTAAGGGTGCCGGTTCCCGAGGCACCGAGATGATCATGATTGCATCAGCCAGACAGAAGCGAAGCCGGGAGCTGCGCGGTGAGCGAGCAAGTGAGACAAAGACGCCCGCGCCATCTGTTTATGCAAAGCGCTCTCCGCCGGGCACCCCGGCGTCCGGCTCCTGGCCGGGCTTGGGGCAAGGGTCATAAGCCCATTCCCACCAGGCTCCCCCACCGCGCCTTGGCTTCCCCTCTCCTCAGCACCCAGAGGGGCCGCGGGGCGAGCGGAACGGAGAAGGGGCGGGGGTATTGATGTGATTGGAGCGGACGCGGCTGTTTCTTCAATAATGGATGGAGATGATGCGGACGGCGAAGCCGAGCTGGccgggagaggagagaggaatagaaatggggaaaggaaggaGTGGGGGCGGGAGACTCACTAcggcgcgcgcgcgcgtgcgcacGTGCGTCACACTGTCATTCGGATACACGCCGCCGCGCGGCTCACACCCAGGCACACGCCCACGCATTGTCACCGAGACACACATACCTGCAGGCGGAGACGCGATAGCAACACACACTCCCCGCTGGCTCTTCCTGATTTTCACACATACCTGCAGGCGGAGACGCACGGAAACGCCCCCACGCGGAGGCACATCCGGGCAAAATCACCCAGATGGGAGCTGGGGAGCGGGAAGTGGACAAACCCGACAGATATAGACACACTCGGGGCACAGACACACACCCGGACACAGAGTCGGACACACCTGGGGCTCAGGTGGACACACCTCACATACCCAGGG encodes the following:
- the NDUFA4L2 gene encoding NADH dehydrogenase [ubiquinone] 1 alpha subcomplex subunit 4-like 2, with translation MAGASLGARFYQQIKRHPGIIPMIGFICLGMGSAGLYLLRLALRSPDVCWDRKNNPEPWNRLSPNDQYKFLAVSTDYKKLKKDRPDF